Proteins found in one bacterium genomic segment:
- the amrS gene encoding AmmeMemoRadiSam system radical SAM enzyme, producing MATTVQCLLCKKECKLVEGQRGDCRVRVNLEDKLMTLVYGKPCAVHVDPIEKKPLYHVIPATTAFSISTAGCNLHCKFCQNWQISQQEPEETRNIDLPPEQVVEWAIKTNCRSIAYTYAEPTVFYEYMLDTCKLAHQHRLKNLWITAGFINQEPLKELCLYMDAANIDLKSIREDYYKDICSAELKPVLETIKTAKAAGVWVELTNLVVPTLNDSRQDIEDLVDFVLSIGLDIPLHFSRFHPMYQLKNLPPTPVSTLDMARNSALKKGLYYVYVGNVPGHVGNNSYCPNCKGLIIQREGYLILKNIVNEGRCKLCGFKIAGIWD from the coding sequence ATGGCTACTACGGTTCAGTGTCTCCTTTGTAAAAAGGAATGTAAATTAGTTGAAGGACAGCGGGGGGACTGCCGGGTGCGGGTCAACCTGGAAGACAAGTTGATGACCCTGGTTTACGGCAAGCCCTGCGCTGTCCATGTAGACCCCATTGAGAAAAAACCCCTCTACCACGTCATACCTGCCACCACTGCCTTTTCTATCTCCACGGCCGGCTGTAATCTTCATTGTAAATTTTGCCAGAACTGGCAGATCTCTCAGCAAGAGCCCGAAGAGACCAGGAATATCGATCTTCCGCCAGAGCAAGTGGTGGAATGGGCCATAAAAACCAACTGTCGAAGCATCGCCTATACTTACGCTGAACCTACTGTTTTTTATGAATATATGCTCGACACCTGTAAGCTGGCCCACCAGCACAGGCTCAAGAACCTGTGGATTACAGCCGGCTTTATTAACCAGGAGCCTCTAAAAGAGCTATGTCTTTATATGGATGCCGCCAACATCGATCTCAAGTCGATCAGAGAGGATTACTATAAGGACATCTGTTCCGCGGAGCTTAAGCCGGTTCTGGAAACGATCAAGACCGCCAAAGCTGCCGGGGTCTGGGTAGAACTCACCAACTTAGTCGTGCCTACCTTAAACGACAGTCGTCAAGACATCGAAGACCTGGTAGATTTTGTCCTTTCTATTGGTCTGGATATTCCTCTGCATTTTTCACGCTTCCACCCTATGTATCAACTTAAGAATCTCCCACCCACACCTGTTTCCACCCTTGATATGGCCAGAAATTCGGCCTTAAAAAAAGGGCTTTACTACGTCTATGTAGGTAATGTTCCCGGTCATGTAGGCAACAATAGTTACTGTCCTAACTGTAAGGGCCTTATTATCCAAAGGGAAGGCTATCTCATCCTCAAAAACATAGTTAATGAGGGAAGATGTAAGCTCTGCGGTTTCAAGATAGCCGGGATTTGGGATTAA
- the nfi gene encoding deoxyribonuclease V (cleaves DNA at apurinic or apyrimidinic sites), with protein MKWRRVHPFKVSPAEARQIQGELREKIFLESPKHLAKPIKLVAGADCSYARNEATMWAAIVVLGLPGFEVREVSQVKEAAVFPYIPGLLTFREAPALLSAFEKLSLEPDVIMIDGQGIAHPQGLGLAAHLGFLLDRPTMGCAKSRLVGEYDEPGEEVGDYSPLIYQEKIVGAVLRTRKKTKPVFISPGFKISLETALKVATVCLAGYRIPEPVRRAHILSNRYRAGN; from the coding sequence ATGAAGTGGCGGAGGGTGCATCCCTTTAAGGTCTCACCGGCGGAGGCCAGACAAATCCAGGGCGAACTCAGAGAAAAGATATTCCTTGAATCCCCAAAACACCTGGCCAAACCAATCAAATTAGTGGCTGGGGCTGATTGTTCTTATGCCAGGAACGAAGCCACGATGTGGGCGGCGATAGTTGTTCTTGGCTTGCCAGGATTTGAGGTAAGGGAGGTCTCTCAGGTAAAGGAGGCGGCAGTTTTTCCTTACATTCCAGGGCTGCTAACCTTTAGGGAGGCTCCGGCCTTGCTATCCGCCTTTGAAAAATTAAGCCTGGAACCGGATGTAATCATGATTGATGGCCAGGGAATAGCTCATCCTCAGGGTTTAGGTCTGGCCGCCCACCTAGGATTCTTACTTGACCGGCCGACTATGGGATGTGCCAAATCAAGACTTGTCGGAGAATATGATGAACCAGGAGAAGAAGTGGGTGATTATTCTCCCTTGATCTATCAGGAAAAGATAGTCGGCGCCGTCTTAAGAACGAGAAAAAAGACAAAGCCGGTCTTTATCTCACCTGGATTTAAGATCAGCCTGGAGACGGCCTTAAAGGTAGCTACTGTTTGTCTGGCCGGTTACAGGATTCCAGAGCCTGTCCGCCGGGCGCATATCTTGAGCAACCGATACCGGGCTGGTAATTAA
- the polA gene encoding DNA polymerase I, with the protein MSRLFLIDGHGIAYKAFHALPPLSNSRGEMTNAAYGFTTMLHKLIKEEKPDYLAVAFDSPGPTFRHQAFPSYKAHRPSMPPEMRGQIKFIEEVIRGFNLPCVLKEGYEADDCLATLAKRYKTEVDEVIIVTADKDMLQLVDDKIKVMAPKKGVSSIVIYTPEKVKEQFGVSPELMTDFLALTGDKSDNIPGVEGVGSTTATNLINEMGPLEAILGRVDSVSPPRIRQALIQAKEEVILSKGLVTLDSHVPLDLSLSECRVGEFDRPRLGDIFSYLGFKSLLKELHLAEKAAKAEYRLIDSSGQLNELIDLITAAQECVIDIETTTSQPATAELVGFGISVQAAQTFYLPVGHHYQGRGEQLEEEDVIKRLQPMLEDEGIRKYGHDLKPIVFSLRQRGIELNGLAFDTGIASYLLNPSGKHDLETAALDHLGKGMPSLKEILGSESSLAAIPIEAAAQYAALRTEAVFRLKEILEPQLKGRELWPLYSEIEMPLVKVLAEMEENGVRLDTGYLAQMSKQLEGRLAEIVEKIFSLAGTSFNINSPKQLAHILFEKLGLPPLKRTKTGYSTNEEVLQLLALQHELPAHLLEYRELTKLKGTYIDALPRLINPKTGRLHTSLNQTVTATGRLSSSEPNLQNIPIKTELGRRIRHAFIPLEDGHLLLAADYSQIELRLLAHISKDKALKQAFATGQDIHTQTAAEIYGISPDKVTPAMRREAKVINFGVIYGMSSYGLAKELGVSQSEAAEWIDRYFGIYQGVKQYVDQVITEAEEKGYVTTLWQRRRYLPELKSKNRNLREFAQRTAINTPIQGSAADLIKLAMLRISPQLKSRQAKMILQVHDELIFDLPPEELEEMKKLVKAGMEKVADLSVPIEVEIKVGRNWGEME; encoded by the coding sequence ATGAGCCGATTATTTCTTATTGATGGGCACGGGATTGCTTATAAGGCCTTTCATGCCTTGCCTCCCCTTTCCAATTCCAGAGGGGAAATGACTAACGCCGCTTATGGTTTTACTACCATGCTCCACAAGCTTATCAAGGAGGAGAAGCCGGACTATCTAGCGGTCGCCTTTGACAGCCCTGGCCCTACCTTTCGTCATCAAGCCTTTCCTTCTTATAAGGCCCATCGACCCTCCATGCCCCCTGAAATGCGGGGTCAGATCAAATTCATCGAAGAGGTAATCAGGGGATTTAATCTCCCCTGTGTCTTGAAGGAAGGTTACGAGGCCGATGACTGTCTGGCTACCCTGGCTAAAAGATATAAAACAGAGGTGGATGAAGTCATTATTGTTACGGCAGATAAAGATATGCTTCAACTGGTAGATGACAAAATAAAGGTGATGGCCCCGAAAAAGGGCGTATCCTCGATTGTTATCTATACCCCGGAGAAGGTTAAAGAGCAGTTTGGTGTTTCCCCTGAACTGATGACTGATTTCCTGGCCCTTACCGGGGATAAGTCGGATAATATCCCCGGCGTGGAAGGGGTTGGCTCTACCACCGCCACAAACCTCATTAATGAAATGGGCCCCCTCGAAGCTATTCTGGGTAGGGTAGATTCGGTTTCTCCTCCCAGGATACGCCAGGCTTTGATTCAGGCCAAGGAGGAAGTGATCTTAAGCAAGGGATTGGTAACCCTTGATTCGCACGTTCCCCTTGACCTTTCCCTATCTGAATGTCGGGTAGGCGAATTTGACCGGCCAAGGCTGGGTGATATCTTTTCCTACCTTGGGTTTAAGAGCCTCTTGAAGGAACTGCATCTGGCAGAAAAGGCCGCCAAGGCAGAATACAGGCTGATTGATTCTTCTGGTCAACTCAATGAACTGATTGATCTAATTACGGCGGCCCAGGAATGTGTCATAGATATCGAAACGACTACTTCTCAGCCGGCTACAGCCGAGCTGGTTGGCTTTGGAATTTCAGTCCAAGCCGCCCAGACATTTTATCTGCCAGTTGGTCATCACTACCAGGGAAGGGGCGAACAACTTGAAGAGGAAGATGTGATTAAGCGACTCCAGCCTATGCTGGAGGATGAGGGGATAAGAAAATACGGACATGATCTCAAGCCAATAGTCTTTTCCCTCCGCCAAAGGGGGATTGAACTCAACGGCCTGGCCTTTGATACCGGGATCGCTTCTTATCTCCTAAATCCATCCGGCAAACACGACTTAGAGACCGCCGCTCTCGACCATCTAGGAAAAGGGATGCCGTCCCTCAAAGAGATACTTGGTTCAGAGTCCAGCCTGGCGGCCATTCCTATTGAAGCGGCCGCTCAATATGCCGCCTTAAGAACCGAGGCCGTGTTCAGGCTTAAAGAAATCCTGGAGCCACAACTGAAAGGGCGTGAACTCTGGCCTCTCTATTCTGAAATCGAGATGCCGCTGGTCAAAGTTTTAGCTGAAATGGAAGAGAATGGGGTCAGACTCGACACAGGGTATCTGGCTCAAATGTCTAAACAGTTGGAAGGCAGGCTGGCCGAGATAGTCGAGAAGATCTTCTCTCTGGCCGGGACTTCTTTTAATATTAACTCACCCAAGCAATTAGCCCATATTCTCTTTGAAAAACTGGGCCTGCCGCCTCTAAAGCGCACCAAGACCGGCTATTCGACTAATGAGGAAGTGCTGCAACTCCTTGCCCTTCAACATGAACTGCCGGCGCATTTATTAGAATATCGTGAATTGACTAAACTTAAGGGCACCTACATTGATGCCCTGCCCAGACTAATCAACCCCAAAACCGGCCGGCTTCATACCTCCTTAAATCAGACCGTAACCGCCACTGGCCGGCTCTCAAGCAGTGAACCCAATCTCCAGAACATACCCATCAAAACAGAGTTGGGACGCCGTATCCGTCATGCCTTTATCCCTCTGGAAGACGGCCATCTTCTTTTAGCCGCGGACTATTCCCAGATTGAGCTGAGGCTCCTGGCCCATATCTCCAAAGATAAGGCCTTAAAACAGGCATTTGCGACCGGTCAGGATATTCATACTCAAACCGCTGCCGAGATTTATGGCATAAGTCCGGACAAGGTTACGCCGGCTATGCGTCGTGAAGCCAAGGTGATAAACTTTGGCGTGATTTACGGGATGAGCAGCTATGGGCTGGCTAAAGAATTGGGGGTTTCTCAGTCTGAAGCGGCTGAGTGGATAGATCGCTACTTTGGCATTTATCAGGGAGTAAAACAATATGTGGACCAGGTAATAACCGAGGCCGAGGAGAAGGGTTATGTGACTACCCTCTGGCAAAGAAGACGGTATTTGCCTGAGCTTAAGAGTAAAAACCGAAACCTTCGGGAATTTGCCCAAAGAACGGCCATCAATACCCCTATCCAGGGTTCGGCCGCGGACTTGATCAAGTTGGCTATGCTGAGGATTTCTCCCCAATTAAAGTCCAGGCAGGCTAAGATGATCCTCCAGGTCCACGATGAGCTTATCTTTGATTTACCCCCGGAAGAGTTAGAGGAAATGAAGAAGCTGGTAAAGGCAGGCATGGAAAAGGTGGCTGATTTATCTGTCCCCATAGAGGTGGAGATTAAAGTAGGTAGGAATTGGGGAGAAATGGAGTAA
- the galT gene encoding galactose-1-phosphate uridylyltransferase, whose translation MPQLRKDPIIGRWVIIATARAKRPQDFNHLSEEKPEITAEGPCPFCPGHEHLDKEIIAYRKGGPPNSPNWWVRVIPDKYPVVKREGPLNKYGEGMYDRMEGVGSHEIVICSPEHNITLAELPVSQFREILWAYRERFLALKLEKYIKHILVVHNYGRQAGGWMRHPHSQLVALPVIPKTIKEETEGARRYYKYKERCIYCDIIREEMRSPQERVIFKDHSFIALTPFASRSPFEVCILPRRHSPSFEEIKESEITKLAEIMKNILEQIKNVLDDPSYNLILHSAPFAKSPLPYYHWHIEIKPALVHLAGFEWGTGFYINPTPPEEAAKYLRGD comes from the coding sequence ATGCCGCAATTGCGAAAAGATCCGATCATTGGCCGATGGGTAATTATTGCTACGGCCAGAGCCAAACGGCCGCAGGATTTCAATCATTTGTCTGAGGAAAAGCCAGAAATAACGGCCGAAGGCCCTTGTCCCTTTTGCCCTGGCCATGAGCATCTCGATAAAGAGATTATCGCTTATCGAAAGGGAGGCCCGCCCAACAGTCCTAACTGGTGGGTCAGGGTTATTCCGGACAAGTATCCTGTAGTTAAGAGAGAAGGCCCGCTGAATAAATATGGGGAAGGAATGTATGATCGGATGGAAGGGGTAGGCTCCCACGAAATCGTGATCTGCAGCCCCGAACATAATATTACCCTGGCAGAACTCCCTGTTTCCCAATTCAGAGAAATCCTTTGGGCCTACCGGGAACGATTTCTGGCTTTAAAATTAGAGAAATACATTAAACATATCCTGGTAGTGCATAATTACGGCCGGCAGGCAGGAGGATGGATGCGACATCCTCACTCTCAACTGGTAGCCTTACCTGTTATCCCTAAAACCATCAAGGAAGAAACTGAAGGCGCCCGGAGATATTATAAATATAAGGAACGATGCATCTACTGTGATATCATCAGAGAAGAAATGAGGTCTCCCCAGGAGCGGGTAATCTTCAAGGATCATAGTTTTATTGCCCTAACGCCTTTTGCCTCTCGTTCCCCTTTTGAGGTCTGCATCTTACCGAGGAGACACAGCCCTTCCTTTGAGGAAATTAAGGAATCAGAGATAACTAAGCTGGCGGAGATTATGAAAAATATCCTGGAACAGATTAAAAACGTTTTGGATGATCCATCTTACAACCTTATCTTACACTCAGCTCCTTTTGCCAAGTCGCCTTTACCTTACTACCACTGGCATATAGAAATAAAACCGGCTTTAGTCCACCTAGCCGGCTTTGAGTGGGGCACAGGGTTTTATATTAATCCTACTCCACCAGAAGAGGCGGCTAAATACCTCAGGGGAGACTGA
- a CDS encoding cytochrome c biogenesis protein CcdA encodes MNNAPEDLSLIIAFAGGLLSFLSPCVLPMIPSYLAFITGLSFEDLSGKGEARLGMRRHLFLHSFLFIIGFSSVFISLGASATLLGNFLIEYRGIIQMAGGILIILFGIHVTGIIQINLLQREKRIHLGNKPIGYLGSFIFGLAFAAGWTPCVGPILGSILIYATTSENVYMGFTLLSAYSLGLGLPFLLVALGLPTFLTHFGWINRHMRAISIGSGLLLILVGIIIFTDNLGLVSGYLTEFLTPME; translated from the coding sequence ATGAATAATGCACCGGAAGATTTAAGTTTGATTATCGCCTTTGCCGGCGGATTATTATCTTTTCTTTCCCCCTGTGTTCTGCCGATGATCCCTTCGTATCTGGCCTTTATTACGGGTCTCTCCTTTGAAGACTTGAGCGGCAAAGGAGAGGCCCGGTTAGGAATGAGAAGGCATCTCTTTCTTCATTCCTTCCTGTTTATCATTGGGTTCTCGTCGGTTTTTATTTCTTTAGGCGCTTCAGCTACTTTATTGGGTAACTTTTTGATCGAATACAGGGGCATAATTCAAATGGCCGGCGGGATTTTGATTATCCTTTTCGGCATCCACGTGACCGGAATTATCCAGATCAATTTACTCCAGAGAGAAAAGCGGATACATTTAGGGAATAAACCCATTGGGTATTTGGGCTCTTTTATATTCGGACTGGCCTTTGCCGCCGGATGGACACCCTGTGTTGGGCCTATCCTGGGATCCATCCTTATTTATGCCACCACCTCAGAGAATGTCTATATGGGATTTACCCTCCTGTCGGCCTATTCCTTAGGTTTAGGGCTTCCCTTTCTTCTTGTTGCCCTGGGACTGCCTACTTTTTTGACTCATTTTGGGTGGATTAACCGGCACATGAGGGCCATCTCGATTGGCAGCGGCCTGCTTCTCATCCTGGTGGGGATAATCATATTTACCGATAATCTCGGACTTGTTTCTGGTTATCTCACTGAATTTTTAACCCCGATGGAATGA
- a CDS encoding DUF362 domain-containing protein — protein MKSQVYFASAKVIKGKGLLERLKIILNKLGLSGIINEGEAVAVKLHMGEAGQTRYIRPVFARQVVEEVKKAGGRPFVTDTTTLYRHKRGNLFDYLETAAYHGFTAETMGCPIIIADGLKNTGVEIEVASPLRLSRIKVAQYIYEADGLISLAHVTFHPFVAPAASIKNIGMGCATRESKLAMHTSEAKPEFKAQKCTACRICLRICPGEAFSWEDDEIHFDPTRCVGCGDCIVECKGGALTVPWQSQAAYQVQRGTIDAYKAVVSTFNPGKVLFINLALDITELCDCINYADIPVIPDIGLLAGTDPLAVDKAGYDLILKSAGYPGSKLADRSPQEEPAEKLTEGINVARFFDMAKEAGVGQIEYELIEV, from the coding sequence TTGAAGAGCCAGGTTTATTTTGCCTCAGCTAAGGTGATCAAGGGAAAGGGGTTACTGGAAAGGCTCAAGATAATTCTGAACAAATTAGGCCTTTCGGGTATAATAAATGAGGGTGAGGCGGTAGCGGTAAAGCTTCATATGGGAGAAGCCGGACAGACAAGATATATTCGCCCGGTATTTGCTCGCCAGGTGGTAGAAGAGGTTAAAAAAGCGGGGGGAAGACCCTTTGTGACTGATACGACCACTCTTTATCGGCATAAACGGGGCAATTTATTTGACTATCTAGAAACAGCCGCCTACCACGGATTTACCGCAGAGACTATGGGCTGTCCTATTATTATCGCTGACGGTTTGAAGAATACAGGCGTCGAAATAGAGGTAGCCTCGCCTTTGAGACTCTCCAGAATAAAGGTAGCCCAATATATCTATGAGGCCGATGGTCTGATTTCACTGGCTCACGTCACCTTTCATCCCTTTGTGGCCCCGGCTGCCTCGATAAAAAATATCGGTATGGGCTGTGCTACCAGGGAAAGTAAACTGGCCATGCATACCTCAGAGGCCAAGCCGGAATTTAAGGCCCAAAAATGCACGGCCTGCCGGATATGCCTGAGAATTTGTCCTGGCGAGGCCTTTAGCTGGGAAGATGACGAGATTCATTTTGATCCAACCAGATGTGTTGGCTGCGGAGACTGCATCGTTGAATGTAAAGGCGGCGCTTTGACGGTGCCCTGGCAGTCTCAGGCTGCTTACCAGGTTCAAAGGGGAACCATAGACGCTTACAAAGCCGTTGTTTCTACCTTTAATCCCGGCAAAGTCCTTTTTATCAACCTAGCCCTGGATATTACTGAATTGTGTGACTGCATTAATTACGCCGACATCCCGGTAATACCTGATATAGGTCTTTTAGCCGGAACCGATCCCCTGGCCGTAGATAAGGCCGGCTATGATCTGATACTCAAGTCGGCTGGCTACCCCGGCTCGAAGTTAGCCGATAGATCGCCCCAAGAAGAACCGGCGGAAAAGCTGACCGAGGGTATTAACGTGGCTCGATTTTTTGATATGGCTAAAGAAGCCGGGGTGGGGCAGATCGAATACGAGTTGATTGAAGTTTAA
- a CDS encoding VIT1/CCC1 transporter family protein: MKHSLKTGFSFGLTSGIITTLGLIVGLHSGTHSKAVIIGGILTIAIADAFSDALGIHISEEFENKHTAQEIWASTISTFATKFIFAMTFIIPVLLLPLAPAIMVSIAWGLSLLGIFSFYMAKGQKIPPWIVIMEHLLIAVVVIGITHYVGDWIGSIFC, from the coding sequence ATGAAACATTCGCTGAAGACAGGATTTAGCTTTGGTTTAACCTCAGGGATAATCACCACGCTGGGACTAATTGTGGGTTTGCATTCCGGCACCCATTCAAAGGCGGTGATTATTGGCGGGATATTGACCATAGCCATAGCCGACGCCTTTTCGGACGCCTTGGGCATTCATATCTCGGAGGAATTTGAGAATAAACACACCGCCCAAGAGATATGGGCCTCAACCATCTCTACTTTTGCCACTAAGTTTATTTTCGCTATGACATTTATTATTCCTGTCCTGTTGCTTCCACTCGCCCCAGCTATTATGGTGAGTATAGCTTGGGGACTATCTCTATTGGGAATTTTTAGTTTCTACATGGCTAAAGGGCAAAAAATACCTCCTTGGATAGTAATCATGGAGCACTTGCTTATCGCCGTAGTAGTCATAGGTATAACCCATTATGTGGGTGATTGGATCGGCTCAATATTTTGTTAG
- a CDS encoding type II toxin-antitoxin system Phd/YefM family antitoxin has translation MNFEEDVKSVTYMKSRSAELLTQVSETRRPVVITQKGKARAVVQDITSYEMTRNALLLLKLIAQGEEDVRQGRVVEQSEVMNRIEAKIRSFEEST, from the coding sequence ATGAACTTTGAAGAGGATGTCAAGTCAGTGACCTACATGAAATCTCGATCAGCGGAGCTGTTAACTCAGGTAAGCGAAACACGTCGGCCTGTAGTTATTACCCAAAAGGGAAAGGCCAGAGCAGTGGTACAGGATATTACATCCTACGAAATGACTCGTAATGCTCTCCTGTTGCTTAAACTAATTGCTCAGGGTGAAGAGGATGTTCGACAAGGGAGGGTGGTAGAGCAGTCGGAAGTTATGAATCGGATCGAAGCTAAGATTAGGAGCTTTGAGGAATCAACATAA